In Spirosoma sp. KUDC1026, the sequence CGCCGTTTTAATCACTGAATCCTGAACGGCCAGACTCTGCCGCAGAAACCCGATGCCATAATACGTAGCGGCAACCTGGTAAGCCAGGGTCTGCTGGGTAATTTCCTGCGTCCGGCGTAGTACCTGCGTATTATCATCAGCCTGTTTTACCGCAGCATTTGTCCGCCCCCAGTCGTAGATCGTCTGACCGATACCCACGTAAGCGTTGACGTTATGGTTGGGCTGAAACTGCAGTGTACGGGTCACTCCGTCGACAGGCAGGGTCGCCTTCGCCACCGGGTTCAGGTACTGGTATGAGGCATTTCCGCTGACGTTCGGCCGTAAGCCCGCCCGGGCAATATCCGACCGTAACTCGCCAGCCTGAATTTGTTGCTGCTGCTGCTTCAGCACCGGATAGTTCGTATTGGCCTGCTGCACCAGCGCCCGCAGATTATCGGAAACCGGAGTCGGTTGCTGTGCCTGCGCCACACCAGCCCCCAGCAAGAATATGATGATTGAAATGGTTGATTTCATACAAATTAGTGAGCGGCATCGGCAACGGCTTTGGCCGTAGCTGCGTCCATTTTTTTGCTTTTCAGTAAGAACAATAGTGGGAACGAGACCACAAAAAATAGTCCCGCTAACCGGAATGTATCGAGGTAAGACAGCATCAGCGCCTGCCGCGTGACGATTCCGTCGATGACTTTATAAGCACCCGATACGGCATCCATCGCGTTGATTCCTTTAGCGATCAGTCCCTGCGTCAGCGCCGTCACTCGTTCGTCGGTGATCATATCGCCCGCCTGTAGGTTCGATACCAGTTCGGTACGGTGGTAGGCCGTGCGGGTTGTTACGTAGGTATTCGTAACGGCGATACCGAAGGCACCACCCAACTGCCGCATCATATTGACCAGCGCGATACCGGTGGGCAATTGACGCGGTTCCAGCGTTGATACCGACTGGTTGATGAGTGGTACGTTCGTCAGAGCCAGCCCAACCCCACGGATCATGAGCGCCTGCACAAAGAACCAGCCCGCCGTATCGGCGTTATAGGTAGACATGATAAAACAGAACGATGCAAAGGCTACGTAACCCAGCATCACAATGAGCCGGGGCGATACGCCCTTGGCCAGCATCCGGCCAACAATCGCAAACATGGGCAGCGTGACTAGTCCACTAGGAATCAGTAACTGCCCCGTTTTGGTAGCGGTAAGACCTACGATTCGCTGGGCGAACAGCGGGTACAGCAAGACCGATGTGAACAGACCATACCCTACCACCACAATCAGCAGTGAGCCAATGGTCAGGTTTCGGTTTTTCAGCACACGCAAATCCACCACCGGTTCCTTCGTTCCGCGCAGTTCCCACCAGATGAAAGCCGGAATACAGACAACGGCCATCACGGATAACCAGCGAATGACGTTGTCGTCAAACCAGTCATCAGCTTCACCCCGTTCCAGTACGTATTGCAAACTACCTACGCCTACGGCCAGCAAGAGAATGCCTAACTGGTCAATCGGAATCAACCGTCGGTCGATGTTGTATTCCTCGGGCTGTTTATCAATGTATAGGATGCTTAGAATCACCGCGACAATACCAATCGGCACGTTGATGTAAAACATCCAGCTCCAGTGGTAATTGTCGATAATGTAACCACCCAGGGTTGGCCCCAGCGTTGGCCCCAGTACAATCCCCATCCCAAACAGTGCCGACGCCAGCGGGCGCTGCGAAGGCGGAAAGGAGTCATACATTAAACCCTGCGAAGTAGATAGAAGAGCACCCCCACCTACCCCCTGCAGGAAGCGAAAGATAACCAGCGTCCACAGATCGTTGGCAAAGCCGCATCCGTAAGAAGCCAGTGTAAACAGAATAATAGAACCGATGTAGTAATTCTTCCGACCAAAGTAGCGCTGCAAAAAGCTAGTCATCGGAATCACAATTACGTTCGCAATGGCGTAGGCCGTTACGACCCAGGATACGTCCTCAATCGTTACGCCCAGATTTCCCGCAATGTCGGTTAGCCCCACGTTGACAATGGACGTATCGATCAGCTCAATAATTGCCGCCGAGATGGCTGTGATTACCACAATCCACCGGCGAAAGCCCGTCGGCACGGCTGCCGGACCCGCTGTTTGAGTTGCCATAAATAAAAAAGGAGATACGAATGAAAGTAGACAGACGGCTAAGGTGATCTGGGCCAGGCCCTCTCCTTTTTGTCCGTTCCTGCTTTCTTCCCTGGTTAGTTTGCTACCCGCACTTCAGCGTCGACGCTCAGGCCCGCGCGCAGTTGATTTTTGTATTTTTCCGGATTGACGATATCAATTTTCACCGGAACACGCTGGGTGATTTTCACGAAGTTACCCG encodes:
- a CDS encoding DHA2 family efflux MFS transporter permease subunit — translated: MATQTAGPAAVPTGFRRWIVVITAISAAIIELIDTSIVNVGLTDIAGNLGVTIEDVSWVVTAYAIANVIVIPMTSFLQRYFGRKNYYIGSIILFTLASYGCGFANDLWTLVIFRFLQGVGGGALLSTSQGLMYDSFPPSQRPLASALFGMGIVLGPTLGPTLGGYIIDNYHWSWMFYINVPIGIVAVILSILYIDKQPEEYNIDRRLIPIDQLGILLLAVGVGSLQYVLERGEADDWFDDNVIRWLSVMAVVCIPAFIWWELRGTKEPVVDLRVLKNRNLTIGSLLIVVVGYGLFTSVLLYPLFAQRIVGLTATKTGQLLIPSGLVTLPMFAIVGRMLAKGVSPRLIVMLGYVAFASFCFIMSTYNADTAGWFFVQALMIRGVGLALTNVPLINQSVSTLEPRQLPTGIALVNMMRQLGGAFGIAVTNTYVTTRTAYHRTELVSNLQAGDMITDERVTALTQGLIAKGINAMDAVSGAYKVIDGIVTRQALMLSYLDTFRLAGLFFVVSFPLLFLLKSKKMDAATAKAVADAAH